In Terriglobia bacterium, the genomic window CGAGGCGGCTACGCGGCTCAGTATTCAGATCGGCGTGGACATGGCGGGAAACATCCTGAAGGAATTTTCGCCCGAATTGAGCCGCTTGCTTTCGAGGAAGCACTCGGAAAAAGAGGCGGTGAAATAGGGGCAATGTCTATTCTCGTCGGCATTCTAATCGACTTCCTGGTCGTGATTCTGGTGCTTTATCTGGTCAACCTCATCCCGCTCGACGGTCGCGCCCGGCAGATCGTCCGGACGATCGTCATCATCATCGGCATCCTGTCGCTGTTGAGATATATCTGATCGCGGTCTGAGCGCCAAAGACTTGGAATTCAGCGTGTCGAAATCGTTCGCTCACGCGCGGGCAGTGGCCAATTTCTGACGGATCACGCCGGCCTTCGACAGGAGCTTCAGTTCTTGATCCTAATTGCGGTTCGCGCCAACCAGCGTGGTACCGCTCCAG contains:
- a CDS encoding Thivi_2564 family membrane protein, with amino-acid sequence MSILVGILIDFLVVILVLYLVNLIPLDGRARQIVRTIVIIIGILSLLRYI